One Anaeromusa acidaminophila DSM 3853 genomic window, CAAACCAGGAGATTTGTGGTTTCATGCCAAAGACATGCCTGGCTCGCATGTTCTGTTGCAAATGCCGCCAGGCCAAACCGCCAGCAAAGAGGCGATTGAGCTTGCGGCGTCATTGGCCGCTCATTTCAGCAAGGGCTCTGCTTCCAGCCGTGTTGCCGTCGATTATACGGACCGTAAACAGGTCAAAAAGCCTTCCGGCTCCAAACCTGGCTTTGTTATTTATTTCCAACAAACCACATTATATGTATCACCCGACCCGGAACGTCTTAAGCCTTATCTGGATAATAAGAAAATGAAAACAAAGTAACAGTAAGGAGTATATTATATTTCTTAAAACTTGACGCATCTGCTTTTTGCAGCTGCAAAAACCATTCAAAAAAGCTGCCCGGCACAAAAACTGATATGCTCCCCCTAGATAGGACAATGAAAAAATACATTGTCCTATCTAGGGGGTAATTTTATGCCACATAAAGAAAAAGTCTCGACTGATTTGAAGATAGATGCTTGCAAGAGGTATTTGGCCAAAAGCATGCGCATAGCCGATATAGCAAACACTCTGGAAGTTGATCAGAAACTAGTGAGGAGATGGATTTTTCAGTACCAGTCAGAAGGTGAAGCTGGTTTAAAACCGCAGAAGAACAATCGAGTGTATCCGCCAGAGCGGAAACTTGCAGCTGTGACCGATTATCTGCAAGGAAATGATTCCCTATTGGGGATTTGCAAGAAATACCAGATTCACTCGGATTACCAATTGCGTCATTGGGTAAAGCAGTATAATGGACATGAGGAGTTCAAACTCCGGTCAGGAGGAAGTCGAATCATGTCGAAATCTAGAAAAGTAACGCAGAATGAGCGTGTGGAAATCGTGAAATACTGTCTTGCCCATGATACGAATTATGGTGAAGCAGCCCTTAGATACCAGGTATCATACCAACAGGTATACCAATGGACAAAAAAATACCTAGAAATG contains:
- a CDS encoding helix-turn-helix domain-containing protein, producing MPHKEKVSTDLKIDACKRYLAKSMRIADIANTLEVDQKLVRRWIFQYQSEGEAGLKPQKNNRVYPPERKLAAVTDYLQGNDSLLGICKKYQIHSDYQLRHWVKQYNGHEEFKLRSGGSRIMSKSRKVTQNERVEIVKYCLAHDTNYGEAALRYQVSYQQVYQWTKKYLEMGKVGLEDRRGHRVGTLPGRTPQEKLEAEIAQLKHKNWRLQMEVDVLKKLQELERRDVLALRVKNENTKP